The Candidatus Lokiarchaeota archaeon DNA segment ACCGTTTCTACTAGTCTTGGAAGAAGCCCACCAGTTCTGTCCAGAAAGCCGCAGAGAAATCGCTATTCCAAAAGATCGTATAGAAACAATTGCCAGGGAGGGACGAAAATTCTTTGCCTTGTTATGTCTGATTTCTCAACGCCCTGTTAAACTGTCTACCACCGTTCTGAGTCAGTGTACTAATCAGGCGATATTTCGCTGCACCAATCCTTACGACCTCGAGCATATTGGGCGTAGTAGCGAGGGGATAGATCGTTCGTCCCTTGACGCGATAACCTCCCTGGAAGTTGGAGAATCTCTCATGGTGGGAGAGGTTGTAAGTGTTCCAACGTTTGTGAAGATACGGCGCCGCCACTTCGAGCCGAAGGGAAGAATCACCGATCTCCTAGATGCTGTTCGCGAAGCAGAGCACTAAAGCTGAAACTTCTCGAGGACCTTTCTAGGGTTAGGGTGTTAAGTCCATGATTATTTCATCAACCGCGGTCCATGAGATTTTCTTTAATCCATGTTGACCGGGCTCATGGCGGCAATCCAGGAGACCGGCTTCTTGAAGGATTTTTATCTGTGCACTTGCGTTGGCCTCTGTACCGCCAAGGTGTTTTGCAACCCTTGTAACATCTTGTTCTTTCTGTAAGAGAAACTGCAGTATTTCTAGGCGTGTGCCTGAAGAAAGTGCGCTTGCTATTCTTAGGATGTCGTCATCGTTGGCTATTTCTAGTGTTTCTGGCACTTATCGCACCTCACGTGAATCTGGCCAGTTGTTCAAG contains these protein-coding regions:
- a CDS encoding helix-turn-helix domain-containing protein; the encoded protein is MPETLEIANDDDILRIASALSSGTRLEILQFLLQKEQDVTRVAKHLGGTEANASAQIKILQEAGLLDCRHEPGQHGLKKISWTAVDEIIMDLTP